Part of the Nicotiana sylvestris chromosome 2, ASM39365v2, whole genome shotgun sequence genome, gcatatatacatacataattTAGTTGAGTTGAGACCTTCTTTCTCTATATATAGCAGCTACATACTATTTTTCTTACTTTTAATTTGTTAGGAGAATTTAAACAAAttataaaaaagaagaagaagaagaagaaggatcaTAAGATGGAAGAAATGATGAAACCTGCATGGTTAGAAGGATTAATGGCTGAGAAATTCTTTGCAGGATGTGGGGTCCACGGGAATAggaggaaaaatgagaaaaacaTCTTCTGCTTAGAGTGTTGTCAAAGCTTTTGCCCTCACTGTCTTCCTTCTCATCACTCCCATCCTCTTCTCCAGGTCTCCCTCTACACTTAAATTCTTTAAATAAAAATTACAtttatattactattattatttcaCATAATTATGTAGCAGATAAAACTTTAACTATTCATTTgaggtttttttttttgagaatttaATTCTTTACTCCTAAAGCTTCCACTCTTTTATTAACATGTCTTATATATGTgctattttgttattttcttgaatttaaatttctttttcaagaataGAAATTGGGGAACTAAGAAGCTTGCTTCATAAGGTAATTCTTGTTAGGTGATATCAAAATtgctccttctcttcttcttttgctttgtgGCAGGTTGGAAGTGAGAGGGAGGAGAACTGGCTCTAATTTGTGTAAAAAAATATTActagaattttaaaaaaaatgtatttgtgaaaatcaaaagaagtgatttttttttgaattgtttatttgttaaattaatgaaTTTAAACAAAGCAATATAGACATTGAAAATTCATATAATTGTTCCAATTTGCTAGGACTTGAGGTTTAATTGTTGTTGGTACTAGTATTtgtgaaattatttatgagtatATTCCAATTgaaaattacaacaacaacaactcagtgaAATTCTATTAGTGAATTTGGGAAGAATAGTGTTTAGGCGGACCTTATTCTCTCAactcaaaaaaatatatttcaattgAAAATTATTTTCATAAATTAAGTGGATTTGTAGTTGTGGAAGTTAAAGGATAAATGTTTTGGATATTTCCTTACAATCTCCAAGAATCATGTTTGGTTGTATGCTGAATTTCGGTATTGTGTTGTCAATTACTAAAAGTAGTGTGTTGGGAGCTATCGTTCCCTCTTTTTGGAGCTGTTTGCTTTCCTATTTTAGAAGATTTCTTTTACACCCAATTTCCCCCTGCAAAGCTTCCTCACCTGTTGCTTTCAAAGACAGTTTTGACCCAAttctcaaattttttttttttttttcttagtttattttgtctttttcaacaTTTTCAGTACTCATTTCTGTATGCTTTTCTCTCTCCCAATTCTTTCACTTCATTTATTCACATTTACTTTTCTTGGATTCAAAGTTGACTACCTTGCTTTTTCCTATTAAATTTCAGCTTGTTACTGTagagtttttctaatttaaaactCTTAGGTAGGAGAATTACATAATCAATGATATAATACCCCTTAAATTTAGTTAAATAAGTACTTTAACCCTATAATTATTTTAAGAGCAAAAGTGTTCTTAAACTTTTTAAGATAGTTATCTTAACACCTTCGTTAATTCTATTaataaagttttgaaagaaaattgcTAATGAAGAGAACTTCCACAGGAAATTTCAGTTATTTAAAGGATAGAACAAAGTGTTGCCAAAACATGTACCTTTCCCATTTACTTGAATTTTCTATGAATTACAGGACAaggcaaaaaaaaaactaaaaaaccaAAAAGAACTTTATTTCCTTAATTTTATTTGTTCTGTAAATATCAACTTCCTTTCTTCTCCAAGTTCTGCAGCTCTACTGTAATAAAATTATCGAAGAAATTGCTTGTTTAATTAATTTAAAGATTACCACTTCCTTTGTTCTGGCTAACGAATTACAATTCTTTTGAGTTGGTGACTCGAATTTATTCTTGGTTATGAAAAATAACTATTCTATGAATTGAGACATGAAAAAGGTATAAAACAAATTCAAGAGAAACGTATTAAACATAATTTAATAGTTTGGTTTGTGTTTTCTATTACAGGTGAGAAGATACGTATACCAAGATGTTATAAGATTGGATGACCTTGAGAAGCTAATTGACTGTTCCTACATTCAGGTATTAATTATTGTTAATGGAAATACTTGTAGAATTCGTTATTTAAATGCGTTATAATATGATGATGTTATTATTTGTTTGACAGCCCTACACAATAAACAGTGCCAAAGTTATATTCTTGAACCAGAGAGCACAATCAAGGTCATGCAAGGCTTCTGGCAATTCTTGTTTTACCTGTGACAGAGTTCTTCAGGATCCCTTCAACTTTTGTTCTCTCTCTTGCAAGGTCCACATTCTATTCTTTCtcttccccctcccccccccccctacCCCAAGTGCAACAAAACCCGCCTCCCGCCCCACCACAAATTATGCAGAGGCGGACCTAGGATCTTTACGCGATGGGGGCATAGTACTCTGCTTAACCAGTGCCCCCTAAAGGTTTTTAGTGTTCAGGGTGTCAAGTGCTTTAAATTAACTATTTTCAaggtatatacatatacatatacaaaaAATTTGCCGAAGCTTATGGGTCCGGTAACTCCTCATTGCAACATGTAGGTCCACCTCCGAAAATATGAAACCAAAACAACCATCTCGTATATAGAGGCTGATTCACAATTTGAATTTGATGGattcaattttaaaagttctGACCATTGAACTAATTATACTtttgaaattgcaaaaaattACTCTTTGTATAGGTTTTAGTGTGTGTGTGCGCACCTCTATATATTACACAATCATGCTTCTATTCGAAAATACTGAATTCAATAGATCCATTGGACACGGATTCCATCTACCTCTTCTCATATATGACATAGTTTTTTGAGaaagaaattttaccacttttaAAAATTGTTATATAtaacatgaaaaatgaaaatttaaatATGAATAATTGTTTATCGAAAGTATCACGAAGCTCTACGAATAGCCAGCGTATATATATTCTTACCAAATTTTTATCTTGTTTTTTTATATGGATGGAAAAATTATCGCTACGCATATCAGAAATGTGCATATTACATTTTTAGCCctgtaaaataaataattattcaaaatgcaAGCAACACTATGATGCAGGTTGATTATATGGTGTATCAAGGTGAAGATCTATCAAACATTCTCAATAGGTTTGATGAGTCTGACTTTGCACTCTCCCAATTTGAGGGACTCCACGTGGACACCTCTGATTTGCTCGATGAGGAAAGCCAAATTACTCCCAACTCCATCTTAGAAGATCCACTAGAATGCAGAGGCTCATCTTGCTCAAATAATGGCATGGGCAATTCTAGTATTTCACATGATGCCCGTGTGgcgaaaaataagaaaaaaagcaGTGGGTTTTTCCCTGGACTTGTGCTTTCATTGAGCAATAGGAGAAAGGGAGCCCCTCAAAGATCTCCTCTTTCTTGAAAATAAATTAGTGAATATCCTCTAATAAATTACTCCATTTAGTACTTATTGTAATATTACCAGCATTATTAGTTCTCTGGATTTTGTGGGTGCAATTTTATGAAGTTTGTAGCGTCACTCTTAGGTGGGAATTTACCCCAAAGTGATTCCATTGCAAGCCATAGGTTGATATTTAGAGAGGTTTCGACAAGATATTAAGCTCTCTAATTATCACCAATTTTGTACTGGTACGATGGAACTTGAACATATAAAAAATTAGCTTCTATATGATTTTCATTTTGTGGTGAATGACACGtgtaaatttattttctttattgttcatttttattttgttatttcagaTTTATGATTGCAAATATTGATGTTAACAACAACAACGATCCGGTAAAATTTCACTAATGGAGTTTGGGGAGGATAGCATATACGTAATCCTTATCCCTACCCTAAGGCAgtagagaggttatttccgaAAGACTCTCGGATCAAGAAAACGAAAAGAGGTAATATATCAGTACCGTTAACAGATAccatagaaataataacaacatCATAAAATCAGAAACTAGATGAAAATCAAAAGCAATAGCATACCTATcactatgaaaaatgaaagagcAATGAGAACATGACATTAGCCACTAGCAGCTAAGACAAAAATCATATCAGACTAGCCTCACATAGGTACGAAgtagactcaactacctcctaacctacaaccatAATACTCGACCTTCACAGCTTTCTATCAAGGggcatgtcctcgaaaatctgaagtcacgccatgtcctgcctgatcacctctcccaaaTATTTCTTACGCCGCCCTCCACCTCTTCTCGTGCCTCCAAAGCCAGCCGCTCACACCTTCTTACCAgggcatctgggcttctcctatGTACGTGCCCGAACTATCTGAGCctcacttcccgcatcttgtcatcaatgggagccaggCCAAACTTTTCctgaatatcatcattcctaaacTTATCCATTCTCATGTGCCCgaacatccacctcaacatccccatttctgctactttcatcttctggatatgtgagttcttaactagCTAAAACTCGGCCTCATACATCATGGTCGGTCTAACTaccgctctataaaacttacttttgagtatcggtggcactctcttgtcacacaagactccagatgctaacctccatttTATCTACcctaccccaatacggtgtgtgacaACCCCGTCGATCTCCTCATCCCCCTTGATAACTGACCCAATGTACTTGAAATTGCCTCTACTTGGGATTCAAGCCTCATGTCCACGCCTACTTCCCTCGGCTCGGTGCTGAACTTGCACTACATGTATTCCGTCTTAGTCCTGCTCAGCTTGAAACCCTTAACTCAAGGGCCTATCTCCAAATctccagcctctcgttaacaccggctcgcgtctcatcaatcaaAATTATATCGTTAgtgaataacatacaccatggcacctccccttaaATAAGGTGTGTTAGTACGTCCATTACCATGGCAAATAAGAACGGGTTGAgcgcagatccttggtgtaaccctATAACAATCGAAAAATGCTCtaagtcgcctcctactgtcctaattCGAGTCTTAGCTCCATTATACATGCCATTAATCGCCCTAATATAGGCAATCAATACACCTTTTGCCTTCAAACATCTCCAGAAGAcctctctaggaaccttgtcatacgctttctccaaaTCAATAAAATCCATGTGCAGATCATTTTTcatatccctgtattgttccaccaaccccctaataaggtggatagatTCTGTAGTAGAACGACACGGCATGAACTCAAACTGGTTATCGGATATAGACACCGTCCTTCTCACCCTTGCTTTTACCACCatttcccaaactttcatggtatgactcaataatttgatacccctatagtgttgttacaactctggatatcacctttgttcttgttcaaCGGAATCCCGGTACTCCAACTCCACTCATCTGACATCCTCTTCGTCCTAAAGATAATATTACCCACTCCAAGCCTGTCTTcccacacacctccaaaattAAACCAGAATCTCGTCTGGCCCGGTTACTcagcccctactcatcttacccATAGCTCTCACATCCTCCTCAACCTTGATGCGCCTACAGTACCTAAAGTCACGATGACTCTTAGAATGCTCTAATTCACCTAACACAATATCatgatccccttcttcattcagaagtttatgaaagtaagtcAGTCATCTCTTCTTAATCTCGGCCTCTCCCATCAATACTCTACCGCCCTCGTCTTTGATGCGCCTCATttggtccaaatcccgagccttcctctctctctctctccttggCCAGCCGGAATAACTTTTTTTTCCCCGCCTTTGTCCCCCGGTTCCTCTGCATACGACCAAAAGCCGCagtcttagcctccgtgaccgcTAGCTTAGCCTCCTTACTACCTTATACCTCTCCTGCACGCTCTGATCTCCTCCTCACCTATGCTCCCTACTAACTTAAGGTACACTGCCTTCTTCGCTttcactttaccttggaccacttCATTAGACCACCAGTCGCCTTTGTGCCCCTCCGTGACCGCCAGCTTAGCCTCCTTACTACCTTATACCTCTCCCTGCACGCTCTGATCTCCTCCTCACCTATGCTCCCTACTAACTTAAGGTACACCGCCTTCTTCGCTTTCACTTTACTTTGGACCACTTCATTAGACCATCAGTCGCCTTTGTGCCCCTCCGTGACCCCCCCTCCGCCATAGTAGCCCGTCGGGACCTCTAACACCTCTCGCAGCCTCCCTTAAACAGTCTGTCGTCGTTAACCACGTAATGCTCGCGTCCCAACTGCTCCTCCAGGCTCCCATAGCTTAtaataagaagagaaaaaaatcTTCTGAATATTGATGTCATTATCAGGTAATcaagaaattttgagaaaattatCCCTTATACTCACTTGcaatttgaataaaataaatatgtcTACAATTTTTTTTGTTACTTTTAAAGATTTTTCGTAGTATTATCtctagtgatttaatgtgaaaaagattatattattaaaataataatcaTAATGAATTACAAAGCCAAATTTCTGAGATATTTTACATGACACATGAAATTTTTTTACCCCTTTTTATTTCAAACTATGTACTATTTATTTTAATAGCCACATAGTACGGTTCCAAGAGACAAAAAGCAGAACGCGCACCTCGTTATAATAAAAGTGTCATTTCACCGTACACTctcttttaaagaaaagttgcTGTGCTGTTCTTTCTTTTAAATTCCTTTTTTCTAAGTAGTAATTTCTAGCAAAATGCCTCTTATCCGTTAATGATGTTTTGtagaaaaaaaaaaactattccTCCCGTTCCATTTTAATTGTCAGTTTTAGCTCAAAAAAATTAATCACAAAATAACTGTCAATTTAGAATTTcaaaattaaatttgttaattatttttaattatacccTAGGGATCATTTGGTACGAGGAATAAGGTGGAATAAGATATGAGATTAAATTTATATTGTGTTTGGTTGCGGTATAAATTTATACCTCCAACCAAACAAGATATAAATTTAATCCCAGACTTAATCCAAGATATCTCATCTTATCCCACTAAATGTATTTTATCCCATCACTCATGTGGTATAAGTGTTACATCCTGTGTGTCCCAAGATGACGTATAATGAATATgagactatatatgatgtttggatagAAAATATAATGTTTGAGaaaatcggatttaagttgcggaaaaaccgactaaggatttaCCTCGTAACAAAGCTTTTTGAGCAATACATTTCGTGTACTCTATGGGATCTTTTTGGGACATAGAGCCCGTTTAGGGTAGCTGATTGTAAATAGTTGATAAGCTTAAGTGCTGggaaaaaaaaattaagtatTGAAACTGATTTTTAAAATAATCATTTACGTATTTGGATAGAAGTGCTGAAACTGATAATAAGCAGTTGATGTGTTTGATTAAAAAGTGTTGATAAGCTATTCTTTTATTAAAATGACTAAAATACCCTTGAATATTTTTCAAaagattaaaaattaaaaaaaattcataaagAAAAGAATTAGTAACGAATAAGGAATGAAGAGAACGTCaagaaatttattttgggaaaagtaTTTTGTTaattagaaaatattattaaggATAAACTAGTAAAAGTGTTGGTCAAATTAAAAGTGTTATAAGTTGAAAAGTCATAAGTTAGggtgaccaacttatgacttatGCCTGaatttagcttataagcacttcgAGTGTTTACCAAACGTGTAGATAAGCCAAAAGgtgcttataagccagtttgaccagcttataagctgaGCCAAACACCctcatattatataccaaatcgAAGGTCTTGGAATGTAGTTTCCAATGCTCTTAACCGTTCGTTCATACGATATCCGGATAAAAAAATATAAGCATCGGAAGATGAGCCAATACTAGAGTGCCTATTTAGCACCTCTTAGACTTTTCAAAAGTTGATATATAGGTTTTAAGTTGCCTCTCTCTTCATTTTTACATATAACACGACCATAGAACACTCATAAAACGTATCCTTGGTACTAAATTTATACTATGTTTGGTTGATGGTATAAATTATTCTCGAAATAAAATTATACCTTCAACCAAATATAGTATAAACTTAGTCCCATATTAATCCTAAGTATCCCGTCTTATCCCACTTTATCCTATTAAACTTGGTATTATTTTATCTCACATCTCTTGTGTGTATAAATTAGTCCAGTGATTATATCCCACGATTATAATACCAGGATAATTTAGTCCGAAATGACCCCTTAGTGTTAAAGAAGTAGTAGTTCTTTTTTCATATTGCTCAGTCTCAAAAAGCATTTAATAGGAATAACTAAGTAAACTTGTATATTGTATTTTTTAAAATAGACGTGTAAAAAGCTAAAAATACACTAAAATGGAATATAGGGAGTATATCAAGAATTAGATGAAAAACTAGACCTTTCAGAATTCGTTAAAATAAGGTGAAGAAAGATATTTACAGAATGAGTAGCAATTCTAATTTTTTATGTGACTACAAACTTTTTCAACTAGTCGGACTTAAAGATTTAGagctttgatttttttttcttttccttttttttttttgatttgtaaGAACTTCTCTTGAAATGGGCCCGAAACAACTCCAATTCCATTtaaggggtattatcacttttaattCGCATAAGAAATTATTTATATCTGATAGCCAAAAAAGtatataaattttttataatttttgtttataacatacataatatatatatatatatatatatatacatatatatatatacacaaattttatatattttttggattatTACTTTTACAATAGCTATATATTATCATTTTTTCTCGATTTAATTGTGCCAATAGTTATCGAATCGGGAGGGTTATAAAAAGAAAGCACTGCTTTTCGCATGTCGTTAAGTCGTAACAACAACAAAAGATTATACTGAAATTTCATTTTCGTAATCCTAAAAGGGAGACATTTGAGTTGGATTTAATCTCAAGGGAATTTGTAGTAGTGACAAATGGGAATGTCTTAATGAGGAGTcaattactcaaatggtcacttaactatctcaaattatctcttaaagtcatttttttttatttgtaacAGCAAAGTCATTGAACTATGTCTATTGCACTCATAAGGTCACTCAACTAGAATTTCAaaattttggattgccaaatacctattttaccctttaaattataaatatttatcatcttttatttttttattttttttaatattatgatttttctttttaatttatattatggacttacctatagaataaataaatattatttataaattaaaaaaataaaaattatttaagcatttataatgctggaataacaaaataatgagcatagtaaaagaattaattagaataatttattggtaataattttagtattaacaacaacaattcaaaaatttatttatacaattcagaatgaaagaaaataaaagttgtaaaatatatatccatgcacgtaatataaaatagttatttaaataaaagtattttt contains:
- the LOC104222827 gene encoding protein RGF1 INDUCIBLE TRANSCRIPTION FACTOR 1, with amino-acid sequence MEEMMKPAWLEGLMAEKFFAGCGVHGNRRKNEKNIFCLECCQSFCPHCLPSHHSHPLLQVRRYVYQDVIRLDDLEKLIDCSYIQPYTINSAKVIFLNQRAQSRSCKASGNSCFTCDRVLQDPFNFCSLSCKVDYMVYQGEDLSNILNRFDESDFALSQFEGLHVDTSDLLDEESQITPNSILEDPLECRGSSCSNNGMGNSSISHDARVAKNKKKSSGFFPGLVLSLSNRRKGAPQRSPLS